In the Streptomyces sp. BHT-5-2 genome, one interval contains:
- a CDS encoding DUF3017 domain-containing protein, whose amino-acid sequence MAAEAHSEGASEPQRTSRRFPQLTRDTARPEGGGRAASGNYPAPARQWPLLSVLGGVALGLLLVALDAFRIGSIVIGLALLGGAVLRWALPSVGMLAVRSRFTDMITYGGLGFVIVILAMMVQPKPWIHIPLLDDIVHFTVR is encoded by the coding sequence ATGGCTGCCGAAGCGCACTCGGAGGGTGCGTCCGAGCCGCAGCGCACCTCGCGCCGCTTTCCGCAGCTGACCCGCGACACCGCCCGCCCCGAGGGCGGCGGCCGGGCCGCCTCGGGCAACTACCCGGCGCCGGCCCGGCAGTGGCCGCTGCTGAGCGTGCTGGGCGGGGTCGCCCTCGGGCTGCTGCTGGTCGCGCTGGACGCGTTCCGGATCGGCTCGATCGTGATCGGGCTGGCCCTGCTGGGCGGCGCGGTGCTGCGGTGGGCGCTGCCCTCGGTGGGGATGCTGGCCGTCCGGTCCCGCTTCACCGACATGATCACCTACGGCGGCCTGGGCTTCGTGATCGTGATCCTGGCGATGATGGTGCAGCCCAAGCCGTGGATCCACATCCCGCTCCTGGACGACATCGTCCAC